A window from Rhodobium gokarnense encodes these proteins:
- a CDS encoding response regulator yields MRPTILFVDDNEHQHKLIECFSMTLSDVDVRHAMSLQHALDEMQKDNVAVIFLDSRLPPYTDYRQTVPKLRGKGFAGKIVVISSDIQDPVFDQLDEFEADDCLDKVHINLKTFKDIVAAYL; encoded by the coding sequence ATGCGGCCGACCATTCTCTTCGTCGACGACAATGAGCATCAGCACAAGCTGATCGAGTGTTTTTCAATGACCCTGAGCGACGTCGACGTCCGGCACGCCATGTCCTTGCAGCATGCTCTCGACGAGATGCAGAAGGACAATGTGGCGGTGATTTTCCTCGACAGCCGCCTGCCGCCCTACACCGACTACCGGCAGACCGTGCCGAAGCTCCGCGGCAAGGGCTTTGCCGGCAAGATCGTCGTGATTTCGTCGGATATCCAGGACCCGGTCTTCGACCAGCTCGACGAATTCGAGGCCGACGACTGCCTCGACAAGGTCCACATCAACCTGAAGACCTTCAAGGACATCGTCGCCGCCTATCTGTGA
- a CDS encoding response regulator, with protein sequence MTQTNVTDLHFIDDSPDEFMITRLCLRREKINVTLSTYAEFDEFEKKVLETEGALGNSDLVVVDLNLTVSSGIDAVRALRRNKNCEGLIVGICTGSEDPKDRLDAMRAGADFFVTKPLNGAALERICEVVNDLACVSETDGGRILVRQCS encoded by the coding sequence ATGACCCAGACCAATGTCACCGATCTGCATTTCATCGACGACTCGCCCGACGAATTCATGATCACCCGGCTCTGTCTGCGGCGCGAGAAGATCAACGTGACCCTGTCGACCTATGCCGAGTTCGACGAGTTCGAAAAGAAGGTGCTGGAGACCGAAGGGGCCCTCGGCAACAGCGACCTGGTGGTCGTCGACCTCAACCTGACGGTCTCGAGCGGCATCGACGCGGTGCGGGCGCTGCGCCGGAACAAGAACTGCGAGGGACTGATCGTCGGCATCTGCACCGGTTCGGAGGACCCCAAGGACCGCCTCGACGCCATGCGCGCGGGCGCCGATTTCTTTGTCACCAAGCCGCTCAACGGGGCGGCCCTGGAGCGTATCTGTGAAGTAGTGAACGATCTCGCCTGTGTGAGCGAGACGGACGGCGGGCGCATCCTCGTCCGGCAGTGCAGTTGA
- a CDS encoding FadR/GntR family transcriptional regulator produces the protein MAHPCLDSLLTVIDSLHLKAGDRLPSERSLAEQLSVSRNTVRETLIALAAAGRIEIRGRSGCYLRDASAITWNSLRRKGAPGDALEALGLVAPQLAARAAIRCTPEKGQALQTLTTRLGRALVNRDGALTAQIFLSFSGILADLAGNPYFVLLIREIAASDQLPTTLGELDQPHIDAFFPLHVGLLQAVQSHDAERARVLAAHCLEAFADLLGFPAKDAVPARSQDQ, from the coding sequence ATGGCACATCCCTGCCTCGACAGCCTGCTCACCGTCATCGACTCCCTGCACCTGAAGGCGGGCGACAGGTTGCCGAGCGAGCGCAGCCTCGCCGAGCAGCTCTCGGTCAGCCGCAACACCGTCCGCGAGACCCTGATCGCGCTCGCCGCCGCCGGACGCATCGAGATTCGCGGCCGCAGCGGCTGCTACCTGCGCGATGCCTCCGCGATCACCTGGAATTCCCTGCGCAGGAAGGGCGCGCCGGGCGACGCGCTGGAGGCTCTCGGCCTCGTCGCGCCGCAACTGGCCGCCCGCGCCGCCATCCGCTGCACGCCGGAAAAGGGCCAGGCCCTGCAGACCCTGACGACCCGGCTCGGCCGCGCCCTCGTCAACCGCGACGGCGCCCTGACGGCGCAGATCTTCCTGTCCTTCTCCGGCATTCTCGCCGACCTCGCCGGCAATCCCTATTTCGTCCTGCTGATCCGCGAGATCGCCGCCAGCGACCAGTTGCCGACCACCCTCGGCGAGCTCGACCAGCCCCATATCGATGCGTTCTTTCCGCTACATGTCGGGCTCCTGCAGGCCGTCCAGAGCCATGACGCAGAGCGCGCCCGCGTGCTCGCCGCCCATTGCCTGGAAGCCTTTGCGGACCTGCTCGGCTTTCCGGCGAAGGACGCCGTCCCGGCAAGGAGCCAGGACCAATGA
- a CDS encoding chemotaxis protein CheB — translation MDSTATLNENEARQTLFWVGIGASAGGLEALRAFVRNLPGQLNATYIVAQHLSPHHRSMLPEIIGRETDLEVVSIEDGTIPEPNTVYITPKDRDVEIDGDVLRLVLPSRDAGTPKPSVDRLFHSLAVEKEDRAIGIIFSGTGSDGARGMRDIRAAGGITIAQDELSAKYTGMPVSAVESGCVDLVMPPEKIATQFATILEGRTDLEALKSSPVHLDGVSELIHLVHNQRRVNFRHYKPATLQRRIERRMAALGVKEIDDYVAIARSSAKEIDALFKDFLISVTAFFRDPSEFDALRSVVGKILESKPPDGTVRIWVPGAATGEEVYSIAMVFADHMGGVEAFSNRKVQIFASDIDNEAIEIGRRGFYAETALDEVPRDFIQEYFDKVPTGYIVKKALRERVVFSTHNIIQDPPFLNIDLISCRNLLIYFQSSLQGQVLSRFHYALVPHGALFLGKSETVAANESLFRPAEHERHIFFQRPGKNKSLFKELDGQPAYYRRPRQAKRDTVDARDLAAADARFDSLVKALGPDGFLIGPDMQLRKAYGNVNPYINVQSGSLSLGITSLVKEPFGQDVRTAVPVVLRTRETRSGIAHIDEANPNGRIRVTVHPVESGPDDEVLALAVIHKWEEKGLQIDGETPDDTVDVQQQNDELRRELAIAQANLQQTAEELETSNEELQALNEELQSSNEELQSTNEELETSNEELQSTNEELSTVNEELQVSANELRLLNQSLNGILLNIGSPLIVADRGLNIVHVSNASEELFQINTDEQLPHLSLLKRQKGFPDIVDLANQAMTERRRIETEIRGDDIDAIISIVPNTQESGQVSGAIILIADNTNELRRTRNELQLIFDNFPQAIFVRDRNGKIVKANPAACAMVGAADRDVEGEDYYGLLGEADAEAAAALDRRFLEGGHSLEENIGRMTFANGEARWVRVTHVRSRDSETGEPLIYGLKEDVTSEQEALKAVQRSEERLALATDASGIGLWDHNLETSTVWWSDRFKNLLGIDDKDFTGDLDAFTTRLHPEDADRIMEAMRQHLEDGVPYEEVYRLRRADGTYLWVEARGEASRDADGKAVRMTGTIDDITERNRTLLELRERNGLLQQAARMSGLGFWRIDLLDDSLFWSEQIYAVHDVTPETFSPTLEAAMAFYHPDDVDHVRALVDKARNDKQSFEYEARIVRPSGEVRRVKSVGEVDVDPSRNTTSVFGIFLDVTEVREREADLRAALAALSESNEELNRFSYVCSHDMKEPVRLIAAMCDLLQEPEVQGDAGERTELIARIGSNTRRLSDIISSLLAYSRIDQKVEHIDVDLNQVVSDIQEGLELGIAESGAKVVAGDLPVVSGARVHFTQLFQNLIANAIKFNGTPAPEIRISAEVGASTVTIRVEDNGPGIPEDAREEVFVVFRRLQRREEVEGTGLGLSICQRIVHQYGGTIIVEDSTALGGACFVISLPKAELKP, via the coding sequence GTGGATAGTACTGCGACCTTAAACGAAAATGAGGCCCGCCAAACCCTGTTCTGGGTGGGAATTGGCGCGTCGGCCGGGGGGCTGGAGGCGCTCCGCGCCTTCGTGCGCAACCTTCCCGGCCAGCTCAACGCCACCTATATCGTCGCCCAGCACCTGTCGCCGCACCACCGCTCCATGCTGCCGGAGATCATCGGTCGCGAAACCGACCTTGAGGTGGTCAGCATCGAGGACGGCACGATTCCGGAGCCGAACACGGTCTACATCACGCCCAAGGACCGGGACGTGGAGATCGACGGCGATGTGCTCCGCCTGGTGCTGCCGAGCCGCGATGCCGGCACCCCGAAACCCTCCGTCGACCGGCTGTTCCATTCGCTTGCCGTGGAGAAGGAAGACCGGGCGATCGGGATCATCTTTTCCGGCACCGGATCGGACGGCGCGCGCGGCATGCGCGACATCCGGGCGGCCGGCGGCATCACCATCGCCCAGGACGAATTGTCGGCGAAGTACACCGGCATGCCGGTCTCCGCGGTCGAATCCGGCTGCGTCGATCTCGTCATGCCGCCGGAAAAGATCGCGACCCAGTTCGCCACCATCCTGGAGGGGCGCACCGACCTGGAGGCCCTGAAATCCTCGCCGGTGCACCTGGATGGCGTCTCGGAGCTCATCCACCTCGTGCATAACCAGCGCCGGGTCAATTTCCGCCATTACAAGCCGGCGACGCTGCAGCGGCGCATCGAGCGGCGGATGGCCGCCCTCGGCGTCAAGGAAATCGACGACTACGTCGCCATCGCCCGCTCCTCGGCCAAGGAAATCGATGCACTGTTCAAGGATTTCCTGATCTCTGTGACGGCGTTCTTCCGCGACCCGAGCGAGTTCGACGCCCTCAGGTCGGTGGTCGGCAAGATCCTGGAGAGCAAGCCGCCCGACGGAACCGTGCGCATCTGGGTGCCGGGAGCGGCAACGGGCGAGGAGGTCTATTCCATTGCCATGGTCTTCGCCGACCACATGGGCGGCGTGGAAGCCTTCTCCAACCGCAAGGTCCAGATCTTCGCCTCGGACATCGACAACGAGGCGATCGAGATCGGCCGGCGCGGATTCTATGCCGAAACGGCCCTCGACGAGGTGCCGCGGGATTTCATCCAGGAATATTTCGACAAGGTGCCGACCGGCTACATCGTCAAGAAGGCGCTGCGCGAACGGGTCGTGTTCTCGACCCACAACATCATTCAGGACCCGCCGTTCCTGAACATCGACCTGATCTCCTGCCGCAACCTCCTGATCTACTTCCAGTCCTCGCTGCAGGGCCAGGTCCTGTCCCGGTTCCACTATGCGCTCGTCCCCCACGGAGCGCTGTTCCTCGGCAAGTCGGAAACGGTGGCGGCGAATGAAAGCCTGTTCCGGCCGGCGGAACACGAGCGGCACATCTTTTTCCAGCGCCCCGGCAAGAACAAGTCGCTGTTCAAGGAGCTCGACGGCCAGCCGGCCTATTACCGTCGGCCGCGCCAGGCCAAGCGCGATACCGTGGACGCCCGGGACCTGGCCGCTGCGGACGCCCGGTTCGACTCGCTGGTCAAGGCGCTGGGGCCGGACGGCTTCCTGATCGGGCCGGACATGCAGCTTCGCAAGGCCTACGGCAACGTCAATCCCTACATCAACGTCCAGAGCGGCTCGCTGTCGCTCGGCATCACCAGCCTGGTCAAGGAGCCGTTCGGCCAGGATGTCCGCACGGCTGTGCCCGTGGTCCTGAGGACCCGGGAAACGCGCAGCGGCATTGCCCATATCGATGAGGCCAATCCGAACGGACGCATCCGGGTCACCGTCCATCCGGTGGAGAGCGGCCCGGACGACGAAGTGCTCGCCCTGGCGGTGATCCACAAATGGGAGGAGAAAGGCCTCCAGATCGATGGCGAGACACCGGACGACACGGTCGATGTGCAGCAGCAGAACGACGAATTGCGGCGCGAACTGGCGATCGCCCAGGCCAATCTCCAGCAGACCGCAGAGGAACTTGAGACCTCGAACGAGGAGCTCCAGGCGCTCAATGAGGAACTGCAGTCGAGCAACGAGGAACTGCAGTCGACCAACGAAGAGCTGGAAACCTCGAACGAGGAGCTGCAGTCGACCAATGAGGAACTGTCGACCGTCAACGAGGAGCTTCAGGTCAGCGCCAACGAGTTGCGCCTGCTCAACCAGAGCCTCAACGGCATTCTCCTCAATATCGGCTCGCCGCTGATCGTCGCCGACCGCGGCCTCAACATCGTCCATGTCAGCAATGCGTCCGAAGAGCTGTTCCAGATCAATACCGACGAACAGCTCCCCCATCTCAGCCTCTTGAAGCGGCAAAAGGGGTTTCCCGACATCGTCGATCTCGCCAATCAGGCGATGACCGAACGCCGGCGGATCGAAACGGAGATCCGCGGCGACGACATCGACGCAATCATCTCCATCGTTCCGAACACCCAGGAGAGCGGCCAGGTCAGCGGCGCCATCATCCTGATCGCGGACAACACCAACGAATTGCGGCGGACCCGCAACGAGCTGCAGCTCATTTTCGACAATTTCCCCCAGGCGATCTTCGTGCGCGACCGCAACGGCAAGATCGTCAAGGCCAACCCGGCGGCGTGCGCCATGGTCGGCGCGGCGGACCGCGACGTCGAGGGCGAGGACTATTACGGCTTGCTGGGCGAGGCCGACGCCGAGGCGGCGGCTGCATTGGATCGCAGGTTCCTGGAAGGCGGCCATTCCCTTGAGGAAAATATCGGCCGGATGACATTCGCCAATGGCGAGGCGCGCTGGGTCCGGGTCACCCATGTCAGGTCCCGCGATTCCGAGACCGGTGAGCCCCTCATCTACGGCCTGAAAGAGGACGTCACCTCCGAGCAGGAGGCGCTGAAGGCGGTGCAAAGGTCCGAGGAACGCCTGGCGCTGGCGACCGATGCGTCCGGCATCGGCCTTTGGGACCACAACCTGGAGACCAGCACGGTCTGGTGGTCCGACCGCTTCAAGAATCTTCTCGGCATCGACGACAAGGACTTCACCGGCGATCTGGACGCCTTCACCACCCGGCTCCATCCGGAAGACGCCGACAGGATCATGGAGGCGATGCGCCAGCACCTGGAAGACGGGGTGCCGTACGAGGAGGTCTATCGCCTGCGCCGGGCCGACGGCACCTACCTCTGGGTGGAAGCCCGCGGCGAGGCCTCACGGGACGCGGACGGCAAGGCCGTGCGCATGACCGGCACGATCGACGACATCACCGAGCGCAACAGGACCCTCCTGGAACTGCGAGAGCGCAACGGTCTCCTGCAGCAGGCGGCGCGCATGTCGGGGCTCGGCTTCTGGCGCATCGACCTCCTCGACGACAGCCTGTTCTGGTCGGAACAGATCTATGCCGTCCACGACGTCACGCCTGAGACCTTTTCGCCGACATTGGAGGCCGCAATGGCCTTCTACCACCCGGACGACGTCGACCATGTGCGCGCGCTCGTCGACAAGGCGCGCAACGACAAGCAGTCCTTCGAATACGAAGCCCGAATCGTGCGGCCGTCCGGCGAGGTCCGGCGCGTCAAATCGGTCGGCGAGGTCGATGTCGACCCGAGCCGGAACACGACCTCCGTGTTCGGCATCTTCCTCGACGTGACCGAGGTGCGCGAGCGCGAGGCGGACCTGCGCGCGGCGCTGGCCGCGCTTTCCGAATCGAACGAGGAACTGAACCGGTTCTCCTATGTCTGCTCCCACGACATGAAGGAGCCGGTGCGCCTGATCGCGGCGATGTGCGACCTGCTGCAGGAACCGGAGGTCCAGGGCGATGCCGGCGAACGCACGGAACTGATCGCGCGGATCGGTTCCAACACACGGCGTCTCAGCGACATCATTTCCAGCCTTCTGGCCTATTCCCGCATCGACCAGAAGGTCGAGCACATCGACGTCGATCTCAATCAGGTGGTCTCCGACATCCAGGAAGGCCTGGAACTGGGCATTGCCGAATCGGGCGCCAAGGTGGTCGCCGGGGACCTGCCGGTGGTGAGCGGCGCGCGCGTGCATTTCACCCAGCTTTTCCAGAACCTGATCGCCAACGCCATCAAGTTCAACGGCACGCCGGCGCCCGAAATCCGGATTTCCGCCGAGGTCGGCGCGTCCACCGTCACCATCCGGGTCGAGGACAACGGACCCGGCATTCCGGAAGACGCCCGCGAAGAGGTCTTCGTCGTCTTCAGGCGCCTGCAGCGCCGCGAGGAGGTCGAGGGGACCGGCCTCGGCCTGTCGATCTGCCAGCGTATCGTCCACCAGTATGGCGGCACCATCATCGTCGAGGACAGCACGGCGCTCGGCGGCGCCTGTTTCGTGATTTCCTTGCCCAAGGCGGAACTGAAACCATGA
- a CDS encoding GAF domain-containing protein: protein MNQTPHINDSAFDFLLQSFAADTGATLPAVIWRADLVKNEINFLNEHVIPGLEEGVAQLLQDAAGAEEMLAEDDRSVFARFQERLHQRQPVSEVIRARGRDGVMRWLYILGSPDPEMTFCYIGLLADCTSLANAILKRGSQAGLAEHVELFSNPVFMVHVGSRQVVAANEAARIRLGIDPDERQTGVADLLAGNPDAYLRDIYERLLFDLSWNGLLEIRTATGETLACTARVRAYDRDGRHLLWFSLTPRHQAAVAEPAARPVLCKDGQRRLKSAKSLADLLTVILDHQPETGRADAALLSQIFISKGNVIVTGVGAAFKDIQKNNTHPYPGSIAENIVLYNLDHLIVEDTSKSIKPIDWALFIPHGIRSYFAVPFFHENVLRDVVIFCSTTPNAFSPDNIQPYLGLAESLWPHLPRIVGDLTQQRTPA from the coding sequence ATGAACCAGACCCCGCATATCAACGATTCCGCCTTCGACTTCCTGCTGCAGAGCTTTGCGGCGGACACCGGGGCGACCCTGCCGGCGGTGATCTGGCGCGCCGATCTCGTCAAGAACGAGATCAACTTCCTCAACGAGCACGTCATTCCGGGGCTGGAGGAGGGCGTCGCCCAGCTCCTGCAGGACGCCGCCGGGGCCGAAGAGATGCTGGCCGAGGACGACCGCTCCGTGTTCGCCCGTTTCCAGGAGCGGCTGCACCAGCGCCAGCCGGTGTCGGAGGTGATCCGCGCCCGCGGCCGCGACGGCGTCATGCGCTGGCTCTACATCCTCGGCTCGCCCGATCCGGAGATGACCTTCTGCTATATCGGGCTCCTCGCCGACTGCACCTCGCTCGCCAACGCCATCCTGAAGCGCGGCTCGCAGGCAGGGCTCGCCGAGCACGTGGAGCTGTTTTCCAATCCGGTGTTCATGGTCCATGTCGGCAGCCGCCAGGTGGTCGCCGCCAACGAGGCGGCCCGCATCCGCCTCGGCATCGATCCGGACGAGCGCCAGACCGGCGTCGCCGATCTGCTGGCCGGCAACCCGGACGCCTATCTGCGCGACATCTACGAGCGGCTGCTGTTCGACCTGTCCTGGAATGGGCTTCTGGAAATCCGCACCGCGACCGGCGAGACGCTCGCCTGCACGGCGCGCGTCCGCGCCTATGACCGGGACGGCCGCCATCTGCTGTGGTTCTCGCTGACGCCGCGCCACCAGGCAGCCGTCGCAGAGCCCGCCGCCCGGCCGGTGCTGTGCAAGGACGGCCAGCGCCGCCTGAAGTCGGCGAAGTCCCTTGCCGACCTCCTGACCGTCATCCTCGACCACCAGCCGGAGACCGGCCGTGCCGATGCCGCGCTCCTGTCCCAGATCTTCATTTCCAAGGGCAACGTGATCGTGACCGGCGTCGGCGCCGCGTTCAAGGACATCCAGAAGAACAACACCCACCCCTATCCGGGCTCGATTGCGGAGAACATCGTCCTCTACAACCTCGATCACCTGATCGTCGAGGACACCTCCAAGAGCATCAAGCCGATCGACTGGGCGCTGTTCATCCCGCACGGCATCCGCTCCTATTTCGCGGTGCCGTTCTTCCACGAGAACGTGCTGCGCGACGTCGTCATCTTCTGCTCCACCACGCCGAACGCGTTCTCGCCGGACAACATCCAGCCCTATCTGGGCCTCGCCGAAAGCCTCTGGCCGCACCTGCCGCGCATCGTCGGCGATCTCACCCAGCAGAGGACGCCGGCCTGA
- a CDS encoding MBL fold metallo-hydrolase, whose product MSEQKTPTRRDFVKGAATGAIGGTLLGMGAYSYSPLAYSRMSKVNREQADFGACRSVKVTSISETSWFNNAHLVGDIHAAGGLLVDQYSINWPPFGNGKGVAQGSYKDGIDSIKKMIPGDLEEAWATQQKLSLHPDNPGGYSCLIEVEDLDGSKHKYLLDAGWSYDWMDQSFKREAIDQMLAAGEIEALILSHEHFDHFWGFPVVMKYNNKIPTYAHDGFYEEGMQYIKDSGYEGDLKVIDKELTQIRPGMMAIKFNVPIITRVYGEVSLAFNIKDKGLVLISGCNHQGILQMTSTAHQKLKYDNDRFYGVYGGLHISPFEDWDPKYDDLVISLGKWDFERVGCNHCTGHLTAKKFIEAGYPVVQGTARFRTSSPDYLGNGDTITF is encoded by the coding sequence ATGTCCGAACAGAAAACCCCCACCCGGCGCGATTTCGTCAAAGGCGCCGCCACCGGTGCGATCGGCGGAACACTCCTTGGAATGGGTGCCTATTCCTACTCGCCGCTGGCCTACAGCCGGATGTCCAAGGTGAACCGCGAGCAGGCGGACTTCGGAGCCTGCCGCAGCGTCAAGGTGACCTCGATCTCCGAGACGAGCTGGTTCAACAACGCCCACCTCGTCGGCGACATCCACGCCGCCGGTGGCCTCCTGGTCGACCAGTACTCCATCAACTGGCCGCCCTTCGGCAACGGCAAGGGCGTTGCGCAAGGCTCCTACAAGGACGGCATCGACTCCATCAAGAAGATGATCCCCGGCGACCTGGAGGAAGCCTGGGCGACCCAGCAGAAGCTGTCGCTGCACCCGGACAATCCGGGCGGCTACTCCTGCCTCATCGAGGTCGAGGATCTCGACGGCTCGAAACACAAATACCTGCTCGACGCCGGCTGGTCCTACGACTGGATGGACCAGAGCTTCAAGCGCGAGGCCATCGACCAGATGCTGGCGGCGGGCGAGATCGAGGCGCTGATCCTCAGCCACGAGCATTTCGACCATTTCTGGGGCTTCCCGGTGGTCATGAAATACAACAACAAGATCCCCACCTACGCCCATGACGGCTTCTACGAGGAGGGGATGCAATACATCAAGGACAGCGGCTATGAGGGCGACCTCAAGGTCATCGACAAGGAACTGACCCAGATCCGTCCGGGCATGATGGCGATCAAGTTCAACGTGCCGATCATCACCCGGGTCTACGGCGAGGTGTCGCTGGCCTTCAACATCAAGGACAAGGGCCTCGTCCTCATCTCCGGCTGCAACCACCAGGGCATCCTGCAGATGACCTCCACGGCGCACCAGAAGCTGAAATACGACAATGACCGCTTCTACGGCGTCTATGGCGGCCTGCACATCTCGCCCTTCGAGGACTGGGATCCGAAATACGACGATCTCGTCATCTCCCTCGGCAAGTGGGACTTCGAGCGCGTCGGCTGCAACCACTGCACCGGCCACCTGACGGCCAAGAAGTTCATCGAGGCCGGTTATCCGGTGGTCCAGGGCACGGCCCGCTTCCGGACCTCCTCGCCGGACTATCTCGGCAACGGCGACACCATCACTTTCTGA